A single Triticum dicoccoides isolate Atlit2015 ecotype Zavitan chromosome 2A, WEW_v2.0, whole genome shotgun sequence DNA region contains:
- the LOC119353230 gene encoding nuclear pore complex protein NUP214-like — translation MAAPRELDLSDEVEGEMDGTTDFVFRLVGDPIPVLPLASAPLSLFDLQSPPARPLAVSDRHAAVFLAHPNGFIAARTKALIEASKEAREKGKASTRCAQDCCVTDVPLPGVTLLALSRDQSVLAACTGTEIQFFSATSLLTDKDIKPSSSCSMGRSGTVKDFKWLDNAYIVLSNGGLLSHGSLGQGLKDIMENVDAVDCSKDGNHIAVARKNSLRILSPDLKETCCMALLFQLWPDSDSEGTDIKVDSIGWVRDDSIVVGCVRLNEESNEEGYLVQVIRSGGDTFFESSSKPVVFSYDVFGGIMDDILPSGVGPNLLLGYLHRWDLLVVTNKKSTDDHISLLKWPSRTDEERTVVYLEMVEDKYSPRIDLQENGDDNVILGFGVENVSLFQKITVLVGPEQKEVAPQHLLLYLTSEGKLIIYYLARISDPSDLPQTSLSTIEDSNVNKQISPATASNKDLTPSVTSSMAKSLLAGPGASSAPAEKDQHGSGDAKSSFPISNSKDIAAGSSLLISSDKKPLDTKQVNTASPFAPPSSSAPTGNMKPGMPFSFSTGNNVGLNSTGSKGSSEPVSSWQPNTSGSFVSSQLGKGGFDSAKPLGAFGGSQNATKSGGSLSFKSSVFSSDGSVPVKTAERDGASSFGSYPAQTSYTTERKVLGSSAGLSSVPSLSISPNKPVGASSAGFGPGNLEVPPVSRGSPLPQQTIGKSPNNRNHTSADSNNFKLGTMFDTQQDLSKKIYSINDMTEELDTLLSYIEKDGGFRDACMTLQQRPLSVLEGDLQNLLELLQVFKNKVEEQCSKAEDLRNKMFQVSARQAYMKGILTQSSDTQYWDIWNRQNLSPEFEAKRQNILKANQNLTNQLVELERHFNNLEMNKFGETGRVASSRRAVYSNKSRSSQTQLSSVYNALNSQLAAAEQLSECLSKQISALNISSPSKKRGAVTKELFESIGLAHTADAAKFSGGTPSKLIQRFPSTKEHTKGMLGPSKSAEPETARRRRESLDRSLASLEPQKTTVKRIAQQQRLKISSDLPFRSNKKMFDSQMAAISQETFGGSPSSSIVESYTSRVRSPIEVLDEKTKPSGPQGNSLFKWVKEPAGSSQGSEQKHLDLSGRMRSADQSSKLTPSSPASFSYTQKDARDRTSTPNVASLGTMHTVPKSNTLTFKTNIAPKTNTNTRPDMSPSVSSPMPVKTLSGDSGAGFTLTTKNRYGDQDVPSFGSMKGFGISPQNTGVNKPSLSSEPSKPVVLHGKTFQVSGVSDTMQNSAKASPQVAFSPTSQSSSFPIMSGASSSAASLLSTMQASAAKTSDVSSPTVSSTLPPQESAPKTHPTVSEGTVSCSLPSIPTPVKESLPGLNKNASTKPEVVAPEVTGTTVSVSATLTGVPTSESKTALLPVTNSSLPSNPPSIPVPKVVPGATESAVVTSTRKDAGPSNLSSDEDEMDEERPSASADLNLGALSGFGLGSAPSSSPKKSNPFGSAFGTSESKSSSSPFTLTTSPGQLFRPASLSIPSSQPAQPSQSTSSSTFSSAFSSGLGGFGQSAQVGSGQQSGFGQSAQIGAGQQAGFGQPAQIQSGFGQPAQVGAAQQSGFGQPAQIGGGQQSGFGQPAQLGAQQALGSVLGSFGQSRQLGGFGGFASSSSGAFASAPSSNSGFAGAAAGGGFSAAATSVGGGFAAAATGGGFASLASKSGGGFAAAASSSGGFGGAAQGGGFGGAAQGGGFGGAAQGGGFGGAAQGGGFGGGGFGAFGSNNQGSTGFSSFGGSGAAGPGRPPADFLTQMRK, via the exons ATGGCGGCGCCTCGGGAGCTGGACCTCTCCGACGAGGTCGAGGGCGAGATGGACGGCACCACCGACTTCGTCTTCCGCCTCGTCGGCGACCCCATCCCCGTCCTACCCCTCGCCTCCGCCCCGCTCTCCCTCTTCGACCTCCAGTCCCCTCCCGCGCGCCCGCTCGCCGTCTCCGACCGCCACGCCGCGGTCTTCCTCGCTCACCCCAACG GGTTTATCGCCGCGAGGACGAAGGCGTTGATCGAGGCCAGCAAGGAGGCCAGGGAGAAGGGCAAGGCGAGCACCCGCTGCGCGCAGGACTGCTGCGTCACCGACGTGCCCCTCCCCGGCGTCACTCTCCTAGCGCTCTCCCGCGACCAGTCCGTGCTAGCTGCCTGCACGGGCACTGAGATCCAGTTCTTCTCGGCTACTTCCTTGCTCACCGATAAG GATATCAAGCCGTCATCATCATGTAGCATGGGACGATCTGGCACTGTCAAAGATTTCAAATGGCTAGATAATGCCTATATTGTACTCTCGAATGGTGGATTGCTATCTCATGGGAGTTTGGGGCAAGGCCTGAAGGATATAATGGAAAATGTTGATGCTG TTGACTGTTCCAAGGACGGGAACCATATTGCTGTGGCAAGAAAGAATTCACTCAGGATATTATCACCAGATTTGAAGGAAACATGTTGCATGGCCCTCTTGTTTCAGTTGTGGCCTGATAGTGATTCAGAGGGCACTGACATCAAAG TGGATTCCATCGGGTGGGTTCGCGATGATAGCATTGTTGTCGGTTGTGTTCGATTGAATGAAGAAAGCAATGAAGAGGGTTATCTGGTCCAAGTTATAAGAAGTGGAGGAGATACATTTTTTGAG AGCTCAAGCAAGCCAGTTGTTTTTAGCTATGATGTTTTCGGAGGTATCATGGATGATATTTTACCATCTGGAGTTGGACCAAATCTGCTATTGGGCTATCTGCATCGCTG GGATCTCCTGGTTGTTACAAATAAAAAGAGCACCGATGACCACATTTCTCTTTTGAAATGGCCGTCGAGAACTGATGAGGAAAGAACTGTGGTATACCTCGAAATGGTGGAGGATAAATATAGTCCTAGGATTGATCTGCAAG AAAATGGTGATGACAATGTTATATTGGGGTTTGGTGTGGAGAATGTTTCGTTATTTCAGAAGATCACAGTACTGGTTGGACCTGAACAGAAGGAGGTTGCCCCTCAACATCTTCTACTTTATTTGACCAGTGAAGGGAAACTAATTATTTACTATCTTGCCAG GATTTCTGACCCGTCCGATTTACCTCAAACAAGTCTGTCTACCATTGAGGATAGTAATGTGAATAAACAAATTTCTCCTGCAACTGCGTCTAATAAGGATCTGACTCCAAGTGTTACAAGCTCAATGGCCAAGAGTCTGCTCGCAGGACCTGGGGCATCTAGCGCACCAGCAG AGAAAGATCAGCATGGATCAGGAGATGCAAAGAGCAGTTTCCCAATTTCAAATAGCAAGGACATAGCTGCTGGCAGTTCATTGCTTATCTCTTCTGATAAGAAGCCATTGGATACCAAGCAAGTGAACACGGCTTCCCCATTTGCACCTCCCTCTAGCTCAGCACCAACAGGCAACATGAAACCTGGAATGCCGTTCAGCTTTTCAACAGGTAATAATGTTGGTCTAAATTCAACAGGAAGCAAGGGATCTAGTGAACCAGTTTCTTCATGGCAACCGAACACCAGCGGCAGTTTTGTAAGCAGCCAACTTGGTAAAGGTGGCTTCGATTCAGCCAAACCACTGGGAGCATTTGGGGGGTCTCAGAACGCTACAAAAAGTGGTGGTAGCCTTAGTTTTAAATCATCAGTGTTCAGCTCAGATGGATCTGTTCCAGTTAAGACTGCAGAAAGGGATGGGGCTAGTAGTTTCGGAAGCTACCCAGCGCAAACCAGCTACACTACTGAGAGGAAAGTTCTTGGTTCCTCAGCTGGCTTAAGTTCTGTGCCATCATTGTCGATTTCTCCAAATAAACCAGTTGGAGCTTCATCTGCTGGGTTTGGGCCAGGAAATCTTGAAGTACCTCCTGTCTCCCGTGGATCACCTCTGCCACAACAAACCATTGGCAAATCACCCAACAACAGGAACCATACGTCAGCGGATTCAAACAATTTCAAGCTGGGCACAATGTTTGATACCCAACAAGATCTATCTAAGAAGATTTACAGT ATAAATGATATGACCGAGGAGTTAGATACCCTCCTGTCATACATAGAAAAAGATGGTGGTTTCAGAGATGCTTGCATGACCTTGCAGCAGCGTCCTCTTTCAGTTCTTGAGGGTGATCtgcaaaacctcttggaactattgcAGGTCTTCAAG AACAAAGTAGAGGAACAATGTTCAAAAGCTGAAGATCTTCGAAATAAGATGTTCCAAG TTTCTGCTAGGCAAGCTTATATGAAGGGAATTCTCACTCAGTCTTCAGATACTCAGTACTGGGATATATGGAACCGCCAGAATTTGAGTCCAGAATTTGAGGCAAAGAGGCAAAATATTCTCAAAGCTAATCAG AATTTGACAAATCAGCTGGTAGAGCTGGAGAGGCACTTCAATAATCTGGAGATGAACAAATTTGGTGAAACTGGAAGAGTTGCTTCAAGTCGTAGAGCTGTTTATTCCAACAAGTCACGGTCTAG TCAGACGCAGTTATCCAGCGTGTACAATGCACTGAATTCGCAATTAGCAGCAGCAGAGCAACTATCTGAATGCCTTTCAAAGCAGATATCTGCACTAAATATAAGTTCTCCTTCTAAGAAGCGAGGGGCAGTGACCAAAGAGTTGTTTGAATCAATTGGTCTAGCCCATACGGCAGATGCAGCCAAATTTTCAGGCGGTACCCCTTCCAAGTTAATTCAAAGGTTTCCATCCACGAAAGAGCACACAAAGGGCATGCTGGGACCTTCCAAGAGTGCTGAACCTGAGACTGCACGAAGGAGGAGAGAGTCACTGGATAGG AGTTTGGCTAGTTTGGAGCCTCAGAAAACTACTGTAAAGAGAATAGCGCAGCAACAACGCCTCAAGATTAGCAGTGATCTCCCATTCAGGTCAAACAAGAAAATGTTTGATTCTCAAATGGCAGCTATCTCCCAGGAAACTTTTGGTGGTAGCCCCAGTTCATCAATAGTCGAATCATATACTAGCAGGGTTCGTTCTCCAATTGAAG TGCTGGATGAGAAAACAAAACCGTCAGGACCCCAGGGCAACTCTTTGTTCAAATGGGTAAAGGAACCAGCTGGGTCATCTCAGGGTTCAGAGCAAAAGCATCTTGACTTATCAGGGCGAATGAGAAGTGCTGATCAGTCTTCAAAGTTGACACCATCTTCACCGGCTTCATTCAGTTACACACAGAAGGATGCAAGGGATAGGACCAGCACACCTAATGTTGCATCTTTAGGCACAATGCATACCGTGCCTAAGTCAAATACTCTGACCTTCAAAACCAATATAGCTCCTAAAACTAACACCAATACACGGCCAGATATGTCACCTTCAGTGTCGAGCCCAATGCCTGTCAAAACTTTGTCTGGGGATTCTGGAGCTGGATTTACCTTGACTACAAAGAACAGATACGGTGACCAGGACGTACCATCTTTTGGAAGCATGAAAGGGTTTGGCATTTCTCCACAGAATACAGGTGTTAATAAACCATCTTTGTCTTCTGAACCTTCTAAGCCTGTTGTGTTGCATGGGAAGACTTTCCAAGTTAGTGGAGTCAGTGATACTATGCAGAACTCAGCCAAAGCTTCACCCCAGGTGGCATTTTCACCAACATCACAGTCATCTTCATTTCCTATAATGTCAGGTGCTTCCTCTTCAGCTGCATCGCTCTTATCAACCATGCAAGCATCAGCTGCAAAGACTTCTGATGTTTCATCTCCAACGGTTTCTTCCACACTCCCACCACAGGAGTCAGCACCAAAAACTCACCCAACAGTATCTGAGGGTACCGTGTCTTGTTCCCTGCCATCTATACCAACACCTGTTAAGGAGTCATTACCTGGCTTGAATAAAAATGCATCTACTAAACCTGAAGTGGTGGCACCAGAGGTAACTGGAACCACAGTCTCTGTAAGTGCTACTTTAACAGGCGTACCTACAAGTGAAAGCAAAACTGCATTGCTTCCGGTGACCAATAGCAGCTTACCTTCTAATCCTCCATCCATTCCTGTGCCTAAAGTTGTGCCAGGGGCAACAGAATCTGCTGTTGTCACTTCCACAAGAAAAGATGCAGGACCAAGCAATCTCTCATCAGATGAAGATGAAATGGATGAGGAGCGTCCTTCTGCAAGTGCAGATCTAAACTTGGGAGCCCTTAGTGGGTTTGGTCTTGGGTCCGCACCTTCTTCAAGTCCTAAAAAATCCAATCCTTTTGGGAGCGCATTTGGTACGTCTGAGAGTAAAAGTTCAAGCTCACCGTTTACTTTGACCACCAGCCCAGGACAGCTTTTCCGTCCAGCATCACTGAGCATTCCTTCATCTCAGCCAGCACAGCCATCTCAATCAACTAGCTCAAGTACATTTTCTAGTGCATTCTCAAGTGGGCTTGGTGGATTTGGACAGTCTGCACAGGTTGGATCAGGGCAGCAGTCGGGATTTGGGCAGTCTGCACAAATTGGAGCTGGTCAGCAGGCAGGTTTTGGGCAGCCAGCACAAATTCAGTCAGGATTTGGCCAGCCGGCACAAGTTGGAGCTGCGCAACAGTCAGGATTTGGGCAGCCTGCACAAATTGGGGGTGGGCAGCAGTCAGGATTCGGGCAGCCTGCACAGCTTGGTGCTCAGCAGGCGCTTGGATCTGTTCTGGGTTCTTTTGGACAATCACGCCAGCTAGGAGGCTTTGGTGGATTTGCTAGTTCCTCTTCTGGGGCTTTTGCTTCTGCACCTTCCAGTAATTCTGGATTTGCTGGTGCTGCAGCAGGTGGAGGTTTCTCTGCAGCTGCTACTTCTGTTGGTGGAGGgtttgctgctgctgctaccgGTGGAGGGTTTGCTTCTCTTGCCTCcaaaagcggtggtggttttgctGCCGCAGCTTCATCTTCTGGTGGTTTTGGAGGTGCAGCCCAGGGTGGTGGTTTTGGAGGTGCGGCCCAGGGTGGTGGTTTTGGAGGTGCGGCCCAGGGTGGTGGTTTTGGAGGTGCAGCCCAGGGAGGTGGCTTCGGAGGTG GTGGTTTTGGAGCTTTTGGCAGTAATAACCAAGGGTCTACTGGTTTCTCATCATTTGGTGGGAGTGGCGCTGCAGGGCCTGGAAGACCCCCGGCGGATTTTTTGACGCAGATGAGAAAATAG
- the LOC119353231 gene encoding myb-related protein 1-like gives MCSMQAEHCQYMTEPEQMYHQQQQQFHDHRQHMSSRPSLSPEKKFFMKGQGGAGGGGDSGLILSTDAKPRLKWTPELHERFADAVKKLGGPDKATPKAIMRVMGIPGLTLYHLKSHLQKFRLSKNLQAQANAVNAKNVYGFGTATDKACEGHGSSGDHLNRETNTSRSMHINDALQMQIEVQRRLHEQIEVQRHLQLRIEAQGKYLHSVLEKAQEALGKQHVVAGLEAAEPTQRLPELASSVRRGLLQNDGSADDSCLTASEDILSMGLSASATRRGCGAPFETSASASREEDEECYLFLGKPEGRREVRRDGCNGGAAFGKAAELDLSIGVVAASSRQRPDGGDRLDLNGSGWN, from the exons ATGTGCAGCATGCAGGCAGAGCATTGCCAGTACATGACGGAGCCTGAGCAG ATGtatcaccagcagcagcagcagtttcatGATCACAGGCAGCACATGTCCTCGAGGCCTAGCTTGTCCCCGGAGAAGAAGTTCTTCATGAAGGGCCAAGGaggggcaggaggaggaggagattcGGGGCTCATCCTGTCGACGGATGCGAAGCCTCGGCTTAAGTGGACTCCTGAGCTGCACGAGCGGTTCGCGGATGCGGTGAAGAAGCTAGGAGGGCCTGACA AAGCTACGCCGAAGGCAATCATGAGGGTCATGGGAATCCCGGGATTAACTCTGTACCATCTTAAGAGCCACCTCCAG AAATTCAGACTTAGCAAGAATCTCCAAGCGCAAGCTAATGCCGTCAATGCAAAAAATG TTTATGGCTTTGGCACAGCGACGGATAAAGCGTGTGAAGGGCATGGATCATCAGGTGATCACCTGAACCGAGAGACGAACACCAGCAG GTCTATGCACATAAACGACGCCCTCCAAATGCAAATTGAGGTCCAGAGACGACTGCACGAGCAAATAGAG GTACAAAGGCACCTGCAGCTCCGGATCGAAGCCCAGGGGAAGTACCTGCACTCCGTGCTGGAGAAGGCGCAGGAGGCGCTCGGGAAGCAGCACGTCGTCGCcggcctcgaggcggcggagcccaCGCAGCGGCTGCCGGAGCTAGCCTCGTCGGTGAGACGAGGATTACTCCAGAACGACGGCTCGGCCGATGACAGCTGCCTGACCGCGTCCGAGGACATCCTCTCCATGGGCCTCTCCGCGTCTGCCACCCGTAGAGGCTGCGGCGCTCCGTTCGAAACCTCGGCGAGCGCGAGCCGCGAGGAGGACGAGGAATGCTACCTGTTTCTCGGCAAGCCTGAGGGGCGGCGTGAGGTCAGGAGGGACGGGTGCAACGGTGGCGCGGCGTTCGGGAAGGCGGCGGAGCTGGACCTTAGCATCGGCGTCGTCGCGGCGAGCAGCAGGCAGCGGCCGGACGGCGGCGACAGGCTTGACCTGAACGGATCAGGCTGGAACTGA